From a single Solanum dulcamara chromosome 4, daSolDulc1.2, whole genome shotgun sequence genomic region:
- the LOC129885084 gene encoding glutaredoxin-C1-like, whose amino-acid sequence MHYENTRERRRSSSPDSLERVARLASKSAVVIFSLSSCCMCHAMKRLFCELGVSPMVYELDQDPNGKGMERALSKLLGNSPAVPVVFIGGELIGSMDRVMASHINGTLVPLLKEAGALWL is encoded by the coding sequence ATGCACTACGAAAACACAAGGGAGAGGCGAAGGTCCTCGTCTCCGGACTCATTGGAGAGGGTGGCGAGGCTGGCATCCAAAAGCGCGGTGGTGATATTCAGCTTGAGTAGTTGTTGCATGTGTCATGCAATGAAGAGGTTGTTCTGTGAGCTCGGTGTGAGCCCAATGGTGTACGAGTTGGACCAAGACCCTAATGGAAAAGGGATGGAGCGGGCGCTTTCCAAGCTTCTTGGCAACTCACCCGCTGTTCCGGTTGTGTTCATAGGTGGTGAACTAATCGGATCGATGGATAGAGTTATGGCTTCTCATATTAATGGCACTCTTGTCCCTCTTCTCAAAGAAGCCGGAGCTCTCTGGCTgtga
- the LOC129885085 gene encoding glutaredoxin-C1-like yields the protein MQYQNTRARQTSSSSESLERVATLASGSAVVIFSSSSCCMCHAMKRLFCELGVSPMVYELDQDPNGKGMETALSKLLGNSSAIPVVFIGGELIGSMDRVMASHINGTLVPLLKEAGALWL from the coding sequence ATGCAATACCAAAACACTAGGGCAAGACAAACGTCATCATCTTCGGAGTCGTTGGAGAGGGTGGCAACGCTGGCATCAGGAAGCGCGGTGGTGATATTTAGCTCGAGTAGTTGTTGCATGTGCCATGCAATGAAGAGGTTGTTTTGTGAGCTCGGTGTGAGCCCGATGGTGTACGAGTTGGATCAAGATCCGAATGGAAAAGGGATGGAGACAGCGCTTTCCAAGCTTCTTGGCAACTCATCTGCCATACCAGTTGTGTTCATAGGTGGTGAACTAATCGGATCGATGGATAGAGTCATGGCTTCTCATATTAATGGCACTCTTGTTCCACTTCTCAAAGAAGCCGGAGCTCTCTGGCTATGA